The Candidatus Woesearchaeota archaeon genome window below encodes:
- a CDS encoding response regulator: MDKKQVLVVDDEPHIVHLISLSLNKDKYEVIPAYSAREAQYLLEKQTPDIVVLDLMMPGMNGYEFCELLKHNPGTKDTPVLILSAKSQMHDKLEAIEVGADDYLTKPFDPMELIRRIKLNLNLVA, translated from the coding sequence ATGGATAAAAAACAAGTGCTTGTGGTTGATGATGAGCCGCATATAGTGCATTTAATTTCTTTAAGTTTAAATAAGGATAAATATGAAGTGATTCCAGCGTACTCTGCGAGAGAAGCTCAGTATTTATTGGAAAAACAAACACCAGATATTGTTGTTTTAGATTTAATGATGCCAGGGATGAATGGTTATGAGTTTTGTGAGCTTTTGAAGCACAATCCCGGTACAAAAGATACGCCTGTTTTAATTTTATCAGCAAAAAGCCAAATGCATGACAAGCTTGAAGCAATTGAAGTTGGAGCTGATGATTATTTAACCAAGCCCTTTGATCCCATGGAATTAATAAGGCGAATTAAATTAAATCTTAATCTAGTTGCATAG
- a CDS encoding ATP-dependent zinc protease, producing MVSVLPRRTIIGLCEDVIIFGNKVAPKKVRAKIDTGASRSSIDRQLAQELKYGPFTRVKVIKSAHGTSLRAVQEGLIELASKRIPVGFTVANRSHMKYQVLIGQDVLKQGKFLIDPLKS from the coding sequence ATGGTTTCAGTGTTGCCGAGAAGAACAATCATTGGTTTATGCGAGGATGTTATTATTTTTGGCAATAAAGTTGCGCCAAAAAAAGTTCGCGCAAAAATTGATACTGGCGCATCACGAAGTTCTATAGACCGGCAGTTAGCTCAAGAGTTAAAATACGGCCCGTTCACACGGGTTAAGGTTATTAAATCTGCACATGGCACTTCATTAAGGGCAGTGCAGGAAGGTTTGATTGAATTAGCAAGCAAACGCATTCCCGTAGGATTTACTGTTGCTAATAGAAGCCATATGAAATATCAAGTTCTTATAGGTCAAGATGTATTAAAGCAAGGAAAGTTTTTAATAGATCCTTTGAAAAGCTAA
- a CDS encoding RimK family alpha-L-glutamate ligase, which translates to MEHLTAAIISQGSASSQWTYEAMKNYFTSVDMLAIKNIEVKVGKEVEILYEGKPLKKYDCIYAKGSFRFAPLLQALTNALYGETYMPIIASAFTFGHNKLLTQMELQKHNVPMPATYLTATTQSAKNLLANLNYPIVMKFPEGTHGKGVLIADSYASASSMLDALQTLKQPFIIQEYVDTHGKDLRAFVVGKKVVASMERIAEVGEERANLHAGGTAIAKFIDPHAAKIAVDAAQSIGAEVCAVDMLETPRGPLVLEVNLSPGLQGITKCTNINIADKIAHYFAERALQYQQKITGTSKDILEESGAISTKPREIKEVITMLTLRGNRILLPPLATDISGFDDKREVLLHVKAGQVVIDKF; encoded by the coding sequence ATGGAACACTTAACAGCCGCAATTATCAGCCAGGGCAGCGCAAGTTCTCAATGGACCTATGAAGCTATGAAAAATTACTTTACTTCTGTTGATATGCTTGCTATTAAAAATATTGAAGTTAAGGTTGGCAAAGAAGTAGAAATTCTCTATGAAGGCAAGCCTTTAAAAAAATATGACTGTATTTATGCGAAAGGCTCGTTTCGATTTGCGCCTTTATTGCAGGCGCTTACTAATGCATTATATGGGGAAACATATATGCCTATTATTGCATCTGCTTTTACGTTTGGCCATAATAAATTATTGACGCAGATGGAATTGCAGAAACATAATGTGCCTATGCCTGCAACCTACTTAACTGCAACAACACAATCTGCAAAAAATCTGCTTGCAAATCTTAATTATCCTATTGTTATGAAATTTCCTGAAGGCACTCATGGAAAAGGGGTATTAATTGCTGATTCCTACGCTTCAGCAAGTTCAATGTTAGATGCATTGCAGACTCTTAAACAGCCGTTTATTATTCAGGAATATGTTGATACTCATGGAAAAGACTTGCGCGCTTTTGTTGTTGGAAAAAAAGTAGTTGCTTCAATGGAACGAATTGCAGAAGTTGGAGAAGAACGCGCTAATCTTCATGCAGGCGGCACTGCTATAGCCAAATTTATTGATCCACATGCTGCAAAAATAGCTGTTGATGCAGCTCAATCAATAGGTGCTGAAGTGTGCGCTGTTGATATGTTAGAAACTCCTCGCGGACCATTGGTTTTAGAAGTTAATTTGTCACCTGGTTTGCAAGGTATAACCAAATGCACTAACATCAATATTGCTGATAAAATAGCCCATTATTTTGCAGAGCGTGCATTGCAATATCAGCAAAAAATAACTGGCACTTCTAAAGATATACTTGAAGAATCTGGTGCAATCTCAACTAAACCACGAGAGATTAAGGAAGTTATTACCATGCTTACCTTAAGGGGCAATAGAATTTTATTGCCTCCTTTAGCAACTGATATCTCAGGTTTTGATGATAAAAGAGAAGTATTGCTCCATGTTAAAGCTGGACAAGTAGTTATTGATAAATTCTAA
- a CDS encoding response regulator: MENLNSDIKQKIISHLQQKEYGASSSEIAKYIGHNRVTISKYLEIMKAHGLLEYEDVAPSKLWRVKQDSKKPKVLIVDDEPHVINLVKLSLMSSNFSLHEASSGIEALEKIKQISPELVVLDLMMPGMTGYEVCKQIKENALTQHIQVIMLTAKGELDDKIKGILYNADDYITKPFDPMELEARIQLMLKYKEHVSEKHPITQLPVKGAIMEHLRERMLHEEDFVLYSIVLNNFKEYVEAFGYKRGNEVLLLLSRLLANAVSDQDFIGQTMKNSFVMVSKKQNLDLEIMDTFSKILPYFYESMVIKETMSLNIVKVTRTEIETKKFDHFVPIV, encoded by the coding sequence ATGGAGAATTTAAACAGTGATATTAAACAAAAAATAATTAGTCATCTTCAGCAAAAAGAGTATGGAGCATCAAGTTCTGAAATTGCGAAATACATTGGGCATAATAGGGTAACTATCAGTAAATACCTTGAAATTATGAAAGCGCATGGATTACTCGAATATGAAGATGTAGCACCTTCTAAATTGTGGCGTGTAAAACAGGATTCAAAAAAACCAAAAGTTTTGATTGTTGATGACGAACCGCATGTGATTAATCTTGTTAAACTCAGCTTGATGTCGTCAAATTTTTCCCTGCATGAGGCAAGTTCAGGAATAGAAGCGCTTGAGAAAATTAAACAGATATCACCTGAGTTAGTAGTATTGGATTTAATGATGCCAGGCATGACCGGCTATGAAGTATGCAAACAAATTAAAGAAAACGCCCTGACGCAGCACATACAAGTTATTATGCTGACGGCAAAAGGAGAACTAGATGATAAAATAAAAGGAATTTTATATAATGCAGACGATTATATTACCAAGCCATTTGATCCTATGGAATTAGAAGCAAGAATTCAATTGATGTTAAAGTACAAAGAACATGTTTCAGAAAAGCATCCCATCACCCAATTACCGGTAAAAGGTGCTATTATGGAGCATCTTCGTGAAAGAATGTTGCATGAAGAAGATTTCGTGTTATACAGCATTGTGCTTAACAATTTTAAGGAGTATGTCGAAGCATTTGGTTATAAACGAGGGAACGAAGTGCTGCTTTTGCTTTCCCGGCTGCTTGCGAATGCGGTTTCAGATCAAGATTTTATTGGGCAAACAATGAAAAATAGTTTTGTGATGGTGTCTAAAAAACAAAATCTTGATCTTGAAATAATGGATACCTTTAGTAAAATACTGCCGTATTTTTATGAGAGTATGGTGATTAAAGAAACAATGTCCTTAAACATTGTTAAAGTAACAAGAACTGAAATAGAAACAAAAAAATTTGATCATTTTGTGCCTATTGTATAA
- a CDS encoding GNAT family N-acetyltransferase, whose amino-acid sequence MSVQKIGYIAETYTKPEFRGTGVGSVLFKNAMNWFKKNNIKWIMVGTHSLDDEAISFWEGRGFKEFNKFFKLEDKGH is encoded by the coding sequence ATCTCTGTACAAAAAATAGGATATATTGCTGAGACATATACAAAACCCGAATTTAGGGGAACAGGTGTAGGATCAGTACTATTCAAAAATGCAATGAACTGGTTTAAAAAAAATAATATTAAATGGATAATGGTAGGTACACATTCTTTAGATGATGAAGCGATTTCTTTTTGGGAAGGTCGAGGATTTAAGGAGTTTAACAAATTCTTCAAGTTAGAGGATAAAGGTCACTAA
- a CDS encoding agmatine deiminase family protein — translation MPAEWEKHDAIWLSWPHDIDSFPDLAGAEKAYVAIIKAIHLSESVNLLVLNKKMQLKITKLLQQEQVDLKRVYFFVQDYADVWLRDYGPIFVLHKQTRTLAMTNWIFNAWGNKYDELLKDNNIPLALNRILNLPIVHPDLVLEGGSIEVNGRGTLLTTQQCLLNKNRNHYLNHVQIEQYLKKYLGITKIIWLREGIVGDDTDGHIDDLARFVNPTTILYCFEDDPHDENYRYLSENYELLKKARDQDGKKFMLVKLPMPGIVRHILTGKRLPASYANFYIGNTVVLVPVFGHKNDQTALAIIQAQFPQRKVIDINATALVHGLGTLHCMSQQQPKSP, via the coding sequence ATGCCTGCTGAATGGGAAAAGCATGATGCAATTTGGCTTTCATGGCCGCATGATATAGATAGCTTTCCTGATCTTGCCGGCGCAGAAAAAGCATATGTTGCTATTATTAAAGCTATTCATCTTAGTGAATCAGTTAATCTTTTAGTTCTTAATAAAAAAATGCAGCTCAAAATAACTAAATTACTTCAGCAGGAACAAGTTGATCTCAAAAGAGTTTATTTTTTTGTTCAAGATTATGCTGATGTGTGGTTGAGGGATTATGGACCGATATTTGTTCTCCATAAACAAACAAGAACCCTTGCCATGACTAATTGGATTTTTAATGCTTGGGGAAACAAATATGACGAATTATTAAAAGATAACAATATTCCTCTTGCTCTTAATCGTATTCTTAATCTTCCCATTGTTCATCCTGATCTTGTTTTGGAAGGCGGCTCAATTGAAGTGAATGGTAGAGGAACCTTATTGACCACACAGCAGTGTTTGCTGAATAAAAATCGAAACCATTATCTTAATCATGTTCAGATCGAGCAATATCTAAAAAAATATTTAGGAATAACTAAAATTATATGGCTCAGAGAAGGCATTGTTGGAGATGACACTGATGGCCATATTGATGATCTTGCAAGGTTTGTTAATCCAACAACCATTTTGTACTGTTTTGAAGATGATCCTCATGATGAAAATTATCGTTATCTTTCTGAAAATTATGAACTCTTGAAAAAAGCCCGTGATCAAGACGGAAAAAAGTTTATGCTGGTTAAATTACCAATGCCTGGTATTGTACGGCATATACTTACTGGGAAACGACTGCCTGCAAGCTATGCTAACTTTTATATTGGCAATACTGTTGTGTTAGTGCCGGTGTTTGGTCATAAAAACGATCAAACTGCACTTGCTATTATTCAAGCGCAATTTCCTCAGCGAAAAGTTATTGACATCAATGCTACTGCTCTTGTTCATGGTTTGGGAACACTGCATTGCATGAGCCAGCAACAGCCAAAATCACCATAG
- the truD gene encoding tRNA pseudouridine(13) synthase TruD — translation MKLKQCPEDFIVEEINDSKPSQAKKGFQLFLLEKKGIETFSLLEQLSRKNNIPVSEFGIAGVKDRHGITQQFITVPSSYSLKPSKEQNLSLSFLGYVDKALELGDLTGNKFTLMVRAVRRGEFEGIYQKAQTLSQSGVPNYFDSQRFGSVINGKFIAKYLLKKNYEEAVKIYLTESSPFESRIIKEDKQNILHCWPMLEKCSVKTPSLRFVVDEYKKTKNWLFAYRKISSSLRQMYVSSYQSYLWNECIKLLLKHFIDKKKLYSIPYNVGSLLFYKNLTTSESKKLSIAFKTISDELQAEGLELDIIKTILKREGITLSDFAIKSETGSFFKTHQRDVIVKPLDFSISKPQIDEVNDRGKNNFFKIKLSFTLPKGSYATIVTKRLFNH, via the coding sequence ATGAAGCTTAAACAATGTCCTGAAGACTTTATAGTTGAAGAAATTAACGATAGCAAGCCATCTCAGGCTAAGAAAGGCTTTCAACTTTTTCTCTTGGAAAAGAAAGGTATTGAAACATTCTCTTTGCTTGAACAATTATCAAGAAAAAATAATATTCCTGTCAGTGAATTTGGCATAGCAGGTGTTAAAGACAGGCATGGAATTACTCAGCAGTTTATTACAGTTCCTTCTTCTTATTCATTGAAGCCAAGCAAAGAGCAGAATCTTAGCCTCAGTTTTCTTGGCTATGTTGATAAAGCTCTTGAACTGGGAGATTTGACCGGAAACAAATTTACTCTTATGGTTCGCGCAGTTCGAAGAGGCGAATTTGAAGGTATTTATCAAAAAGCTCAGACACTTTCTCAGAGCGGTGTGCCTAATTATTTTGATTCGCAAAGATTTGGCAGTGTTATTAACGGTAAATTTATAGCAAAATACTTATTGAAAAAAAATTATGAAGAAGCTGTTAAGATTTATTTGACTGAATCATCACCTTTTGAATCCCGCATCATTAAAGAAGATAAACAGAATATTCTCCATTGCTGGCCAATGCTTGAAAAATGCTCGGTGAAAACACCATCGCTGCGTTTTGTTGTTGATGAGTACAAAAAAACTAAAAACTGGCTTTTTGCTTATAGAAAAATATCTTCTTCATTGCGCCAAATGTATGTTTCCAGTTATCAAAGCTATTTGTGGAATGAATGCATTAAATTATTACTGAAACATTTTATTGATAAGAAAAAATTGTATTCAATTCCTTATAACGTAGGATCTTTATTGTTTTATAAGAATTTAACTACATCAGAATCTAAAAAATTATCTATTGCTTTTAAAACTATTAGTGATGAACTTCAGGCAGAAGGTTTGGAATTAGATATTATTAAAACTATCTTGAAGCGTGAAGGAATAACGTTGTCAGATTTTGCAATTAAATCAGAGACTGGCAGTTTTTTTAAGACACATCAACGTGATGTTATAGTTAAACCATTAGATTTTTCTATTTCAAAACCTCAAATAGATGAAGTTAATGACCGAGGCAAAAATAACTTCTTTAAAATAAAGCTTTCTTTTACTCTGCCTAAAGGAAGTTATGCCACTATTGTTACCAAGCGATTGTTTAATCACTGA
- a CDS encoding carbon-nitrogen hydrolase: MMTVVKLGLIQTKVSNDVKKNLDHTATKVREAAKKGAQIICLQEVFRSTYFPQYEKKDYKHLAETRSGESVTIFSKLAKELGVVILVPIYEKETQKDGEHYYNTVVVIDADGKNLGYYRKVHIPHDPCYWEKDYFEPSKEGFKVFKTRYAIIGVLICYDQWFPEAARCTALLGAELIFYPTAIGYIKNLEREDGDWCEAWQTVQRGHAISNAVPIAAVNRVGVEDKITFYGNSFVADAFGVILGKASKTNEEVLVVSVDLAKNKQIRDGWLFYENRKPHAYKKLVE; this comes from the coding sequence ATTATGACTGTTGTAAAATTAGGTTTAATTCAAACAAAAGTAAGTAATGATGTAAAGAAGAACTTAGATCATACAGCAACAAAAGTAAGAGAAGCTGCTAAAAAAGGAGCGCAGATTATTTGTCTTCAAGAAGTCTTTCGTTCAACCTACTTTCCTCAATATGAAAAAAAGGATTATAAACATTTAGCTGAAACAAGATCTGGTGAGTCAGTAACCATTTTTTCAAAGCTTGCAAAAGAGTTAGGTGTTGTAATTCTTGTTCCTATTTATGAAAAAGAAACACAGAAAGATGGTGAACATTACTATAATACTGTTGTTGTTATAGATGCTGATGGAAAAAATCTTGGTTACTATAGAAAAGTCCATATTCCCCATGATCCTTGTTATTGGGAAAAAGATTATTTTGAGCCAAGCAAAGAAGGGTTTAAAGTGTTCAAAACAAGATATGCAATTATTGGCGTGTTAATTTGTTATGATCAATGGTTTCCTGAAGCAGCGCGATGTACTGCTTTATTAGGTGCAGAGCTTATATTCTATCCAACAGCTATCGGGTATATTAAAAATCTTGAACGTGAAGATGGCGATTGGTGTGAAGCATGGCAGACGGTGCAACGTGGGCATGCTATTTCCAATGCTGTTCCCATTGCAGCAGTAAACAGAGTTGGTGTGGAAGATAAAATAACCTTTTATGGGAATTCATTTGTCGCAGATGCTTTTGGCGTCATACTTGGGAAAGCTTCTAAAACAAATGAAGAAGTGCTTGTTGTTTCTGTCGATCTCGCTAAAAATAAACAAATTAGAGATGGATGGTTATTCTATGAGAATAGAAAACCGCATGCTTATAAAAAATTAGTGGAATGA
- a CDS encoding GTP cyclohydrolase II translates to MISSKITYLQPITLPTEIDDNTQLYVFKKEIDNYVALVKGDVFGKEKVLLRLHSECMFGDIFGSKACDCKEQLDAAKQKLKQADKGILFYLPQEGRGIGLRNKVEAYRLKEEKGYDTAEANKQLGFSEDLRDYNYVAGILKDFFKVKSVMLLSNNPHKIKALENIGIAVEIQALKIKPNKFNEKYLQTKKEKFGHRL, encoded by the coding sequence ATGATTTCAAGCAAAATCACTTACCTCCAACCAATTACCTTACCAACAGAGATAGATGATAATACTCAACTCTATGTTTTCAAAAAAGAGATCGATAATTACGTAGCTTTAGTTAAAGGTGATGTTTTTGGGAAAGAAAAGGTATTATTACGATTGCATTCTGAATGCATGTTTGGCGATATTTTTGGAAGTAAAGCATGTGATTGCAAAGAACAACTTGATGCAGCAAAACAGAAATTAAAGCAAGCGGATAAAGGAATTCTTTTTTACTTGCCTCAAGAAGGCAGAGGAATTGGACTGCGGAATAAAGTTGAAGCTTATCGCTTGAAAGAAGAGAAAGGATATGACACTGCTGAAGCAAACAAGCAGCTTGGTTTTTCTGAAGACTTGCGTGATTATAATTACGTCGCAGGTATTTTAAAAGATTTTTTCAAAGTAAAGAGTGTTATGTTATTATCAAATAATCCCCACAAGATTAAAGCGCTTGAAAATATTGGAATTGCTGTTGAAATTCAAGCGCTTAAAATTAAGCCGAATAAATTCAATGAAAAATATCTCCAGACAAAAAAAGAAAAATTTGGGCATAGATTGTAG